Below is a genomic region from Azoarcus sp. KH32C.
CCGATGCGTGGGATGCGGAGGCGAACACGAGGGCGGTGGCGACAAGGGCAAACAGTTTCCGCAGAAAGTACATGGCGATGCTCCTGGTTGATTTGCTCATCATGCTAATTATCCTTGTGGTAAATGCCAATAGTATTGTTCGCCTAGCACATGTAATGGGGCTCGGCATCAAGGGATACGATCACGGTCGTGCTCGGCGGCATCCGAGCACGACCGGCACGTCGGTCCCGCATGGGCGTTGAGTGACGGGGGGATGATATGCAGGTAATCTCGCCCACCAGCCCGTTTTGGAGAGGACCGCGATGGCGACCCATTTTTATTACAACGGTCATACCTACGAGATCGAGACGGCCCCGATGACTTGGGATGCCGCGGCAGCAAACGCGGCGTCTCTGGCATGGGGGGACGATTTCTCCGGTGTTTCGATGACGTCCTACTTGGCAATCGTCGATTCGGCCGCTGAAAATGCCGCCATCCTGAAGAACATCAAGGCCTCTGTCCCGCACGGGGCGACGCTTGCCGCCGACGGCGGCGGAGCCGACTATCTTTGGCTCGGTGCGTCGGACAGCGTTACCGAGGGAACTTGGCAATGGACGAACGGCACTCCCGTGTCCGCAGGCTTTCAGAACTGGGGCTCGGGAACGCTGGGCAGCGAGCCGGACAACTTCAACGGCAACCAGGATTTTCTCGCGATGGGCGTGGGCAAGTGGCCTGCACCCAGCGGCGGGATCGGAATTGCCGGCCAGTGGAACGATCTGTCGGGGTCCAATACCTTGTGGTCCGTCATCGAGTGGGATGGGCTCATCGGCACAGCGGGCGCCGACAAGCTGACCGGAACGGCAGGCAATGACGTCATCGACGGCGATGCCGGAAACGACAATATCAAGGCCGGCGACGGGGACGACAGGGTCTTCGCGGGCGACGGTAACGATAAGGTCGATGCCGGCAACGGCGACAACTGGGTGATCGCGGAAACAGGCAGCACCGATTCCGATGACGGAAACGACAATTTCAAGGCTGGCAGCGGAGACGATTTCCTTGCCGCGGGCACAGGCGACGACAAGATCATTGCCGGCGATGGCGACAATACAGTGATCGGCGGGTCGGGTAACGACATCATCACGACAGGCGCGGGCAACGACATCATCGACGTGGATGGTTATTACACTGAGGACGGTGTCGCCTCGGAAGGCAACGACGTCATCAAGACCGGCGCCGGTGACGACTTCATCGTGCTCGGTGCGGGATACGACAAGGTATGGGGTGGAACCGGGAACGACGTCTTCGTCTTCACCGATATCCCGTCCGCGACCAGCACGACCGTTCAAAACCGTGATGGCACGACCAGCACGGTCGTCTTGGCGCACCGGATCAACGATTTCGACGCAGGCGGAAACGGCGTTGCTGTCGACCACCTAGCATTCGATTCGACGATCTTTGACGCATTCGAGAATGGCATCAGCGCGACGAACTTCATCAAGGGCTCGGGCCTGACCGGTGCGAGTGCGAACGAGACCGGCGTGGACGACTTCCTGATCTTCGATACCTCGTCCGGCAAGCTGTATTACGACGCCGACGGCAACCAGTCGGATTCGCAGCCCGTCCTGATGGCGATCATCAAGGGCAATACCGCCGATTTCGACTTCGGCGACATCACGATCATCTGAAGCCGCCCCCGACGGGGCCTCTCCGCCGTGGAGGGGCGCGTCGCCGGGGCGCCGGTTCCGTATCTGCTACGGATACCGACGTGCCTTCCGCCATTTCTTGAGCTGACGTCGCGCCTCGCGAATCCCGCATTTGGGATTCGCGAGCGCTCGGTCCAGTGGCATTTCCTTTGTCCTCTGCGTGCCGTTCGGCTAGGCGCAGACCGCCATGTTGTGGTGCAGCATTGCGTTTGATGCACTGAAATGGTGCCCTTCATCGGGGGCTCGGTCTTGTGACATCCGCAGTCAATAAAAATATATCGTTTAAAAATCAATGTTTTGATCGATAAATCGGGTGTTGGCACCCATTTTGCTCTAGGAAGTCCGTAAGCCGGAGCAACGAGGCTCCGGCGGGAAGTGCTTGATGCAGAGCATGCGGACAACGGCGTCCGTCGTTTCAGGGGAGGAATCCATCCTTGGAATGACGCGACGCCGTTTTTTTTCGCCTTTCGGAGTGGAGATCGATCATGGCCAAGGTGTTTCTCGTTGGTGCCGGCCCCGGAGCTGCAGACCTGCTGACGCTGCGCGCCGCCCGCGCCATCGCTGAGGCCGATGTGCTGCTGGCCGATGCGCTGGTGACGGACGAAGTGCTGGCGCTGGCGAAGCCCGCCGCACGCGTGCTGCGCGTCGGCAAGCGCGCGGGGATGAAGTCCGCCGCGCAGGAATTCATCCATCGCGCGATGGCGCGCTATGCACGGCGCGGGCTGACCGTGGCGCGGGTGAAGGGGGGCGACCCCTTCGTCTTCGGGCGCGGCGGTGAGGAGATGGATTACCTGCGCGCGCTCGGCATCGAAGTCGAAGTGATCCACGGCCTGACTGCGGGCGTCGCGGTGACCGGCGCGGCCGGCATCCCCGTGACGCATCGCGCGCACTGTTTCGGCGTGACGATGGTGACCGGCCACACCGAAGACGGCACCGAACCCGACTGGTCCGCGCTCGCGAAAAGCGGCACGACCCTCGTGATCTACATGGGCCTCGGCGCACTTCCGCGCATCGTCGAAAGCCTCGCCGCGGGCGGCCTGTCGCGTGCCACACCGGCGGCCGTGATCGCCCACGGCACGCTGCCGACGCAGCAGCAGGTGGTCGGCACGCTCGCCGACATCGCCGATCGCGCCCGTGAAGCGGCGTTGCCTGCGCCCGCCCTGATCGTCATCGGCGACGTCGCGGCCTACGCCGAAAACCGCCTTGCCCTGTCCTCTTCCGAATCCTCCCCCGAATTCGTATCCCGCGCTGCCTGAAGGAGCCCGCCATGAAAAAACAGAAACTCGTGATGATCGGTAACGGCATGGCCGGCTGCCGCACGCTCGAAGAGCTGCTGAAGCTTTCCCCGGATCTGTACGAGATCACCGTGTTCGGCGCCGAGCCGCACGGCAACTACAACCGCATCCTGCTGTCGCCGGTGCTCGCCGGCGAGATGACGCTGCCGGAGATCATGCTCAACGATCTCGATTGGTACCGCGACAACGACATCACGCTGCATGCCGGCAAGATGGTCACGAAGATCGACCGCACGAAGCGCAAGGTCATTGCGTCCGACGGCACCGAGGCCGACTACGACCGCCTGCTGATCGCGACCGGTTCGACCCCGTTCATTCCTCCGATCCCCGGCGCGGACCTGCCGGGCGTGCTGGCCTATCGCGACATCGGCGACACCGAGGCGATGATCGACGCTTCGACGCAATACAAGCACGCGGTGGTGATCGGTGCCGGCCTGCTGGGCCTGGAAGCGGCAAACGGCCTGATGCTGCGCGGCATGAGCGTCACCGTGGTGCATCTGGCCGACTGGATCATGGAGCGCCAGCTCGACAAGCCGGCGGCCGACATGTTGCAGGCCTCGCTCGAAGCGAAGGGCATGAACTTCCTGCTGTCGAAGCAGACCGAGGCGCTGGTCCGCGGCGAGAGCGGCCGCGTGAGCGCGGTGCGCTTCAAGGACGGGATGGAGATTCCGGCGGATCTCGTCGTCGTCGCCGCCGGCATCCGCCCGAACTACGCGCTGGCGGAGTCGGCCGGCATCTACTGCGGCACGGGGCGCGTGCGTGGCATCCACGTCTCGGACACGCTGCAGACGGTGACCGACCCGCGCGTCTACGCGGTCGGCGAGTGCGTCGCGCACCGCGGCATCGCCTATGGCCTGGTCGCGCCGCTCTTCGAGCAGGGCAAGGTGGCGGCGAACCACCTCGCGAACTTCGGCATCGGCCGTTACGAAGGTTCGGTGACCTCGACCAAGCTGAAGGTCACCGGCATCGACGTGTTCTCTGCGGGCGATTTCACCGGCGGCCCGGACACCGAGGACATCGTGCTGCACGACAAGCAGGGCGGCGTCTACAAGCGCATTGTGATCAAGAACAACCGCATCATCGGTTCCGTGCTATACGGCGACACCGCGGACGGCACCTGGTATTTCCAGCTGATGAAGGATCAGCAGGACATCCACGAGATCCGCGACCACCTGATGTTTGGCCAGAACCACCTGGGCGACGCGGGCCACAAGGGCGAGAACAAGGCGGCCTCGATGGCTGACACCGCCGAGGTCTGCGGCTGCAACGGCGTGTGCAAGGGCACGATCGTCAAGGCGATCAAGGAGAAGGGCCTCTTCACCGTCGATGAGGTGAAGAAGCATACGAAGGCGGCGTCCTCCTGCGGCTCTTGCACGGGCCTCGTCGAGCAGATCCTTGCTTCGACCGTCGGCGGTGCCTACCAGGCCGTCTCGGCGCACGACAAGCCGGTGTGCGGCTGCACCGAGTTGTCGCACGGCGACGTGCGCAAGGCGATCCGCGATCACAAGCTGCTGTCGATCCCCGACGCGATGGAAACGCTGTCGTGGAAGACGCCCAATGGCTGCTCGACCTGCCGCCCGGCGCTGAACTACTACCTGATCTCGACCTGGCCGCACGAGGCGAAGGACGATCCGCAGAGCCGCTTCATCAACGAGCGCGCGCACGCGAACATCCAGAAGGACGGCACCTACTCCGTCATCCCGCAGATGCTGGGTGGGGTGACGACGCCGGCGGAGTTGAAGCGCATCGCCGAGGTCGCCGAGAAGTACAACGTGCCGACCGTGAAGGTCACCGGCGGCCAGCGCATCGACCTGCTGGGCATCAAGAAGGAGGACCTGCCGCACGTGTGGAAGGACCTCGGCATGCCTTCGGGCCACGCCTACGGCAAGAGCATCCGCACGGTGAAGACCTGCGTCGGCGCCGAGCACTGCCGCTTCGGCACGCAGCGTTCGATGTCGATGGGCATCGACCTCGAGAAGATGCTGTTCGGCATGTGGAGCCCGCACAAGGTGAAGCTCGCGGTCTCGGGCTGCCCGCGCAACTGCGCCGAGGCCGGCATCAAGGACGTCGGCGTGATCGGCGTCGATTCGGGCTGGGAGCTGTATGTCGCGGGCAACGGGGGCATCAAGACCGAGGTCGCGCAGTTCCTGTGCAAGGTCGCGACGCGCGAGGAGGTCATGGAGTACTCCGGCGCCTTCCTGCAGCTCTATCGCGAAGAGGGCTACTACCTCGAGCGCACCGTGCATTACATCGAGCGCGTGGGCCTGGAGCATGTGAAGAAGCACGTGCTGGAGAACGCGGAGAACCGCAAGGCGCTGTACGAGCGGCTGCTCTTCGCGCTGCAGGATGCGAAGGATCCGTGGGCCGAGCGCTATGCCGCCGATGCCGCACCCGCCGTGCGCCGCGAATTCGAAATCCTCGAAGTCTGAAATCCGGGAGCTATCTCATGAGCACCATCGAAATCAACGTCGAAGCCGGCTGGAAGGAAATCTGCGCCGTCGAAGACATCCCCGTGCTCGGCTCGCGCGTCGTGAAGGCGGCGCGCGGCGGCGATATCGCGATCTTCCGCAACGCGGAGAACGAAATCTTCGCGCTGCACGACAAGTGCCCGCACAAGCAGGGCCCGCTGTCGCAGGGCATCGTGCATGGGCGTCAGGTCACGTGCCCGCTGCACAGCTGGAAGATCGAGCTGAAATCCGGCGAGGCGGTCGCGCCGGATGTCGGCTGCACCAAATCCTTCGAGGTGAAGGTCGAGGGCGGCAAGGTCCTGCTCAAGGTCTGAGCCTGCCCGAACCCACAGAGAGACGAGAACGATATGGACAAGCAATCCTTCCTGAAAGCAGGCCACCCCCCGACGCTGCTGGCGGCCTTCCTGTATTTCGACCTGGCCTTCATGGTGTGGGTCATCCTCGGGCCGCTGGGCGTGCAGATCGCCAAGGACCTGGGCCTGGACCACGCGCAGAAGGGCATGATGGTCGCGGTGCCGGTGCTGGCCGGGGCGATCCTGCGTATCTTCATGGGCGTGCTCGTCGATCACCTGAAGCCGAAGATGGCCGGTGCGATCGGGCAGGTGATCGTCATCTGCGCGCTCGCTGTCGCGTGGAAGTTCGGCATCCACAGCTATGAGCAGACGCTGCTGCTGGGCGTGTTCCTGGGCTTCGCCGGCGCGGCTTTCGCGGTGGCGCTGCCGCTCGCGTCGCGCTGGTATCCGCCGGAGCATCAGGGTACGGCGCTTGGGATCGCAGGGGCCGGCAACTCGGGCACCGCGCTCGCCGCGCTGTTTGGGCCGGGACTCGCGATGGCCTACGGCTGGACCAATGTGTTCGGCCTCGCGCTGATTCCGCTGATCGTGGTGTTCGCGTTCTACCTCGTCGTCGCGAAGGATGCGCCGGAGTGCCCGCCCGCCAAGCCGCTGGCTGAGTACTTCAAGGTGCTGAAGGACAAGGACGCGTGGTGGTTCATGTTCTTCTATTCGGTGACCTTCGGCGGCTTCGTCGGCCTGGCGTCCTCGCTGACGATCTACTTCAATACGCAGTACGGGCTCGATGCGAAGATGGCGGGTTATTTCACCGCGGCCTGCGTGTTTGCCGGCTCGCTGGTGCGTCCGATCGGCGGCCGTGTCGCGGACCGCGTCGGCGGCATCAAGAGTCTGTCGGTGATGTACGTGTTCGCGGCGATGTTCCTCGCGATCGTCAGCGTCGGGCTGCCGGAGGCGTGGATGGCGCTGGGCGTGTTCGTGCTCGCGATGCTGTCGCTCGGCATGGGTAACGGCGCTGTGTTCCAGCTCGTGCCCCAGCGCTTCCGCAAGGAGATCGGCGTGATGACGGGCCTCGTGGGCATGGCGGGCGGTGTCGGCGGCTTCTACCTCGCGTCCTCGCTGGGCTACGCGAAGCAGGCGACTGGCAGCTACCAGGCGGGCTTCATGATCTTCGCCGGACTCGCCCTGGCGGCGCTGATCGGGCTGACCTCGGTGAAGACCCGCTGGCGCACGACTTGGGGTGCGGCGCACCTCACGTCGGCGCGGATCTGACGCGCGGGATTGAGGCACGAGCGGAGAGCGCAGGCATGAACAAGGCCGCTACCGTCGAGTCGTCGTCTCCGGTGAGCGCCGCACCTGCGGCGGCGCCTCGGAGCGGCAAGGCGGCGCCGCTCTCCGTCCGCCTCGGCCATGCGACCGAGCAGGGGCTGCGCCCGCGCAACGAGGACTTCGTCGGCGCGGCGACCCCGGAAGGAGCCGAACTCCAGGCGAAGGGCCTGATGCTCGCGGTGGCCGACGGCGTCGGCGGCCACGCGAATGGACGCGAGGCCGCCGAATACACGGTGCGCGGCCTGCTCGCGGATTACTACGCGACGCCCGATACCTGGAGCGTCGAGAAATCGATCGACACGGTGGTCGGCGCGATCAACCGCTGGCTGCTGTCGCAGTCGGCGAAGTCGCGCGACTACGCCGGCATGGCGACGACGCTCACGGCGGTCGTGCTGCGCGGGCGGCGCTACTACGTCGCGCACGTCGGCGACTCGCGCGCCTACCTGTGGCACCACGGCGCGCTGCGCCGGCTCACTGAAGACCATACCTGGGAACACCCGGAGCTCGACAACGTGCTGCGCCGCGCGGTCGGACTCGATGCGCAGTTGCTGATCGATTTCGCGGATGGCGAGCTGGCCGTCGATGACCGATTCCTGCTCGTCAGCGACGGGGTGTGGAATACGCTCGGCGACGAGGGCATGGGCGAGTTGCTGGCGCGCGAGGAAGATCCCCAGGCTGCGGCCGACCTGCTGGTGCTCGAAGCGCTGCGCCGCGGTGCGACCGACAACTGCACGGCGCTCGTTGCGAACGTCGATGTCGTGCCGGCCGACAACCTGCGCGACCGCCTCGCGAGCGGCCGCCGCCTGCCGCTGCCGCCGCGTCTGAAGGTCGGCGAGACAATGGACGGCCTGCGCGTCGAGGAGCTGCTGCACGAATCGCGCGTGACCTTGCTGTATCGCGTGACGCGCATGTCCGATGGCACCGCATTGGTGCTCAAGACCCTGCGCCAGGAGGAGGGCGACGAGGAGGCGATGGCCGCCCTGGTGCGCGAGGAGTGGATCGCGCGCCGCGTGCCGGGCCAGGGCTTCCCGCGCGTCTGCGACCACCCCGGGCGCGACCACCTGTACTACCTGATGAGCTGGCACGAAGGCGAGACGCTGAAGGCGAGCCTCGCGCGCGGGCATCGCTACGCGGCGCACGAGCTTGTCCGCATCGGCACGGCGCTCTTGCATGCGGTCGCGGCGCTGCACCGGCTCGGGATCGTGCATCGCGACATCAAGCCGGACAACATCCACATCGACCGCAAGGGCGAGCTGCGCGTGCTTGACCTCGGCGTCGCCGCCTCCGACGGCGAGGACCTGCGCGAGATCAACAACCCCGGCACGCCGTCCTACATGGCGCCGGAGCTGTTCTCGGGGAAACAGGCGAACGAATCCTCCGACCTCTACGCCTGCGGCGTGACGCTCTACGAGCTGCTGACGCGCAAATACCCCTACGGCGAGATCGAACCCTTCCAGACGCCGCGCTTCGGCGAGCCGGTACTGCCGACGCGCTACCGGCCGGACACGCCCGAGTGGCTGGAACGGGTCTTGCTGAAAGCCTGTGCGCGCGATCCCAAAGACCGCTTCGAGACGGCCGAGGAGTTCCTGCTCGCGCTCGAACGTGGTGCGCACCGCCCGCTGGCGACCCATAGGCGTGCGCCGCTGGCGGCCCGCAATCCGACGCTCGCACTGAAGGTGCTGGCGAGTGCGTCGCTGCTGTTGAACCTGCTGCTGCTGTTCCTGTTGAGCCGCCACTAAGAACATGACGACACCCCCGGAGACCCTGATGGAAACGAAGGCCACCTGCCCGTATTGCGGCGTCGGCTGCGGCGTCCTCATCGAACATGACGGCGCGCGCATCACCGGCGTGCGTGGCGACCCCGAACATCCCGCGAACTTCGGCCGGCTGTGCACGAAGGGCTCGACGTTGCACTTCACGGCGCGCCGCGAGACGCGGCTGCTGTATCCGGAACTGCGCGATGCGCGCGGCGACGCGCGCCGCCGCGTGGGCTGGGACGAGGCGCTCGGCGCCGCCGCGCAACGTTTTGCCGACGTGATCAAGGAGCACGGTCCGGACGCCGTCGCGTTCTACATCTCCGGTCAGCTCCTGACTGAGGACTACTACGTCTTCAACAAGCTGGTGAAGGGCCTGATCGGCTCGAACAACGTCGACACCAACTCGCGCTTGTGCATGTCGAGTGCGGTCGCGGCCTACAAGCAGACGCTCGGGGCCGATGCGCCGCCCTGTTCGTATGAGGACTTCGCCGAGACCGACTGCCTGCTGATCGCTGGCGGCAACCCCGCCTATGCGCACCCGATCGCGTTCCGCCGCATCGAGGACGCGAAGGCGGCCCGCCCCGAGATGAAGATCATCGTCGTCGATCCGCGTCGCACCGACACCGCGGCAACGGCGGACCTGCATCTGCCGATCCTGCCCGGCACCGACATCTGGCTCTTCAACGCGATGCTCAACGTGCTGTTGTGGGAAGGCCTCGTCGACAACGCCTTCGTGCGCGAGCACACCGAAGGTTTCGACGCGCTGCGCGAGCACGTGCGCGAGATCACGCCGGCGGTCGCGGCCGAGGTCTGCGGCGTGAAGGCCGAGGACATCCGCACCGCCGCCCGCTGGTGGGGCGAGTCGCCGCGCGCGATGTCGCTGTGGTGCCAGGGCCTCAACCAGTCGACGCACGGCACACACAACGGCACGGCGCTGATCGCGCTGTCGCTCGCGACCGGCAAGATCGGCCAGCCCGGGAGCGGTCCGTTCTCGATGACGGGCCAGCCCAACGCGATGGGTGGGCGCGAAGTCGGAGGTCTTGCGAATCTGCTGTCCGCGCATCGCGATCTGGCGAACCCCGAGCACCGCGCCGAAGTCGCGCGGCTGTGGGGTGTCGCGGACGTGCCCGAAAAACCGGGCCTGACGGCAGTGGAGCTCTTCGACGCGATGCACGAAGGCCGCGTGAAGGCGGTGTGGATCGCCTGCACCAACCCCGCGCAGTCGCTGCCCGAGCAGGAGCGGGTGCGCGAGGCGCTCGCGCGCTGCGAATTCGTCGTGCTGCAGGAAGCCTACGGCAACACCGAGACCGCTGCCTTCGCCGACCTGCTGCTGCCGGCCTCGACCTGGGGCGAAAAGGAAGGCACGGTGACGAACTCCGAGCGCCGCATCACGCACGTCAATCGCGCGGTCCCTGCGCCGGGTGAGGCACGGGCCGACTGGGCGATCGTCTGCGACTTCGCGCGCAAGCTCGGACCGCTGATCGGCAAGCCCGAGGCCGAGCGCATGTTCGGCTACGCGGGCCCCGAGCCGATCTTCGCCGAGCATGCCGAGACGACGCGCGGGCGCGACCTCGACATTGCCGGCCTGTCCTACGCGGTGCTCGACACCAAGGGCCCGCAGCAGTGGCCCTTCCCGGAAGGGGCGACGGAAGGGCGCGCACGGCTTTACGCCGATGGCCGCTTTCCGACCGCCGACGGCCGTGCGCGCTTCGTCGTGCCGACCGGGCGCCTCACCGCGGAACGCGCCGATGCGCGCTATCCGCTGCGCCTCACCACCGGCCGCTTGCGTGACCAGTGGCACGGCATGAGCCGCACCGGCAAGGTCGCGCGTCTGTACAACCACGTCGACGAGGCGCGCATCGAGCTCAACGCCGACGACATGCATCTGCGCGGCGTCAAGGACGGCGACCTCGTGCGCGTGAAGAGCCGCCGCGGTGAGATCGTGCTGCGGGCTGCAGCGTCGAGCGAGATCCGTTCCGGCCAGGCTTTCGTCGCGATGCACTGGGGCTCCAACGCACTGAATTCCGCTGGCGTGAACGTGCTGACGATGAAGGAATTCGATCCGTTCTCGAAGCAGCCGGAGTTGAAACACGCGACCGTGCAGGTCGAAAAAGCGAATTTGCCGCATCAGGCATTGATCATGCGCGGCGAGCCGGGCGAGGCGACGGGGGGCGAGGGGGAGGAAAGGGACCCCGCCGGCGTCACGCTCGAGCGCGCCGCGCTCCTCGTACCGTGGCTGGAGCGCTTCGCCTACGCGTCGCTCGCGCTCGCGGGCCGCGACCACCCGGCCGTCGTGCTGCGCATCGCCCACGATCAGCCGATTCCGCAGGCGTGGCTCGACGAACTCGACGCACTGCTCGGGCTCGACGACGACCACTGCCTCGCCTACAGCGATGCGCGCCGCGGCATCACCAAGCGGGCGCGTATCGAGGGGGGGCTTCTGGTCGGCCTGCGCCTGACCGGGGAGACGGCCGCTGCCGGCTGGCTGCGTGACGTGCTGGTCGAGCGCCAGCCGACCGCCGAGCTGCGCCGCTGGATCCTCGCCCCGCTCGCGAGCCCGCCGGCCGCCGCGAAGAGCCGCGGGCGCATCGTCTGCAACTGTCTCAACGTCTCGGAGAGCGACATCGCCGCCGCGATCGCGGGTGGCGACGGCTTCGATCAACTGCAGGAGAAGCTCAAGTGCGGCACGAGCTGCGGTTCCTGCGTGCCCGAGATCAAGCGCCTCGTCGCGGCAGGCCGCAGCGCCGCCTGACGATGGAAGGCGTGTAACAAGAGCGTTAAAGAATAAGCATGACCATCAAGAGAGAGAACGCAAATGAACGGATCGGAGCACTCGGGTGCCCCGACAGTCGCCGCCTCGCTGCATCCGGCGCGCCAGCCCGCGCTGCGCCGGATCGTGCTGGCGGCGATCCTGTCGGGGGCGGGGGCAGGAGTTGCCGGCCTAGCAAGTGACAATCTGATTCTCGCGTCGGGACTGGCGCTGGCTGCCGGCGGCGTCGCGCTGGCGGGCTGGACGGCGCATGGCCTGGGGCGGCAACTCGCGCGTCTCGAGGGCTTTGCCTCGCAGCTCGCGGAAGGGCGCCTCACCGCTCGGCTCGCAACGGCCGGCGACGATGACGTCACGCCGATCTGCGAGCGCTTCAACGGTGCCGCACGGGGGCTGACGGGCGTGTTCGTCGAACTCGGGCGCGCCACCGACGAGCTGAAGAGCGTGTCGCGCGAAGCGTCCGCGAATGCCGCCGCCGGCGAGCAGGGCGTGCATGTGCAGCGCGACACCACCGTGTCTTCCGCGGCGACGCTGGAAGAGCTCATCACCAGCCTCGCCAGCACGCGCGACGGTGCCGCCGAAGCTGCGACCGTTGCGCAGGCGGCGGTCGCCGAGGCGCGCTCCGGCGCCACCGAAGTCGAGGGCGTCGCGAGCGCGATGCAGGCCCTGGCCGGCGATGTCGGCACTGCGGCACAGGGCGCGGCCCAGCTCGCCGAGCGCTCGCGCCGTATCGACGGCATCGCCACGACGATCGCGGAGATCGCCGCGCGCACCAATCTGCTGGCGCTCAACGCGGCGATCGAAGCCGCCCGTGCGGGCGAGACCGGGCGCGGATTCGCGGTCGTCGCCGACGAAGTGCGTGACCTTGCCGAGGGCACGACGCGGGCG
It encodes:
- a CDS encoding nitrate reductase, encoding METKATCPYCGVGCGVLIEHDGARITGVRGDPEHPANFGRLCTKGSTLHFTARRETRLLYPELRDARGDARRRVGWDEALGAAAQRFADVIKEHGPDAVAFYISGQLLTEDYYVFNKLVKGLIGSNNVDTNSRLCMSSAVAAYKQTLGADAPPCSYEDFAETDCLLIAGGNPAYAHPIAFRRIEDAKAARPEMKIIVVDPRRTDTAATADLHLPILPGTDIWLFNAMLNVLLWEGLVDNAFVREHTEGFDALREHVREITPAVAAEVCGVKAEDIRTAARWWGESPRAMSLWCQGLNQSTHGTHNGTALIALSLATGKIGQPGSGPFSMTGQPNAMGGREVGGLANLLSAHRDLANPEHRAEVARLWGVADVPEKPGLTAVELFDAMHEGRVKAVWIACTNPAQSLPEQERVREALARCEFVVLQEAYGNTETAAFADLLLPASTWGEKEGTVTNSERRITHVNRAVPAPGEARADWAIVCDFARKLGPLIGKPEAERMFGYAGPEPIFAEHAETTRGRDLDIAGLSYAVLDTKGPQQWPFPEGATEGRARLYADGRFPTADGRARFVVPTGRLTAERADARYPLRLTTGRLRDQWHGMSRTGKVARLYNHVDEARIELNADDMHLRGVKDGDLVRVKSRRGEIVLRAAASSEIRSGQAFVAMHWGSNALNSAGVNVLTMKEFDPFSKQPELKHATVQVEKANLPHQALIMRGEPGEATGGEGEERDPAGVTLERAALLVPWLERFAYASLALAGRDHPAVVLRIAHDQPIPQAWLDELDALLGLDDDHCLAYSDARRGITKRARIEGGLLVGLRLTGETAAAGWLRDVLVERQPTAELRRWILAPLASPPAAAKSRGRIVCNCLNVSESDIAAAIAGGDGFDQLQEKLKCGTSCGSCVPEIKRLVAAGRSAA
- a CDS encoding methyl-accepting chemotaxis protein; this translates as MNGSEHSGAPTVAASLHPARQPALRRIVLAAILSGAGAGVAGLASDNLILASGLALAAGGVALAGWTAHGLGRQLARLEGFASQLAEGRLTARLATAGDDDVTPICERFNGAARGLTGVFVELGRATDELKSVSREASANAAAGEQGVHVQRDTTVSSAATLEELITSLASTRDGAAEAATVAQAAVAEARSGATEVEGVASAMQALAGDVGTAAQGAAQLAERSRRIDGIATTIAEIAARTNLLALNAAIEAARAGETGRGFAVVADEVRDLAEGTTRATRDIATLVGQVQTDVERLIGAVSAADRRAQDSAERARHAATALAAIEAAALETLSRMREIADGSAEQSVAGERIAVDIERVAQLADDNARRVAESSELAKYLELLVGRLEERLHGYRYE